One genomic window of Trachemys scripta elegans isolate TJP31775 chromosome 15, CAS_Tse_1.0, whole genome shotgun sequence includes the following:
- the CFAP73 gene encoding cilia- and flagella-associated protein 73 isoform X2 yields MAFELEEYLRAAFRDKLLLPKMPEREDDYLTPATRLLEKRRELAEVEQALLAQKEEFQMKMESLQQRRKELQYKEGQLKEAIFKFDKFLKDNDAKRSRALHKVSEQREQVVQKVVEAMRLRQEIARLLVERDRLQRRLEAHAIFRSYLQGVLEKTEQFQDIQPLIDRFRTLTATHAVLVQQDLGSREAMAETQAQLQQYLAQSSNQIMQLNNQLALLQAQREQARAKVHQWESKWTEIQSTAAKKTLQLGQIKMAALNLFQLATKQMKLQVDVPLEDTETQLDTVQLCMLDLADILADLRQGEPSPAAAS; encoded by the exons ATGGCTTTCGAACTGGAAGAATATCTGCGGGCAGCTTTCCGGGACAAGCTGCTGCTGCC GAAAATGCCTGAAAGAGAAGACGACTACCTGACCCCTGCCACCCGCCTgctggagaagaggagggagcTGGCAGAGGTGGAACAAGCCCTGTTGGCACAGAAAGAG GAGTTCCAGATGAAGATGGAGAGCCTGCAGCAGCGCCGGAAGGAACTGCAGTACAAGGAGGGGCAGCTCAAGGAGGCCATCTTCAAATTTGACAAGTTCCTAAAG GACAATGACGCCAAGCGGAGCCGGGCactgcacaaggtgagtgagCAGCGGGAGCAGGTGGTGCAGAAGGTCGTGGAGGCCATGCGGTTGCGCCAGGAGATTGCCCGGCTGCTCGTGGAGAGGGACAGGCTGCAGCGGCGCCTGGAAGCCCATGCCATCTTCCGGAGCTATCTCCAGGGGGTGTTGGAGAAGACCGAGCAG TTTCAGGACATCCAGCCGCTGATTGACCGCTTCAGGACGCTGACTGCCACCCACGCGGTGCTGGTGCAGCAGGACCTGGGGAGCCGGGAGGCGATGGCGGAGACgcaggcccagctccagcagtACCTGGCGCAGAGCAGCAACCAGATCATGCAGCTCAACAACcagctggccctgctgcaggcCCAGCGGGAGCAGGCCCGGGCCAAGGTGCACCAGTGG GAGTCCAAGTGGACTGAGATCCAGAGCACAGCCGCCAAGAAGACCCTGCAACTGGGGCAGATCAAGATGGCTGCCCTCAACCTCTTCCAGCTGGCGACAAAGCAAATGAAGCTGCAGGTGGACGTCCCCCTGGAGGACACAGAAACCCAGCTTGACACG GTTCAGCTCTGCATGCTCGACCTGGCTGACATCCTTGCTGACCTCCGCCAAGGGGAGCCCTCGCCTGCTGCTGCCAGCTAA
- the CFAP73 gene encoding cilia- and flagella-associated protein 73 isoform X1 — protein MATERCADCLLSNGRALLPALPFCRRWDGSWGPTAPHSLSRGSLRGAGPRWLSNWKNICGQLSGTSCCCREKMPEREDDYLTPATRLLEKRRELAEVEQALLAQKEEFQMKMESLQQRRKELQYKEGQLKEAIFKFDKFLKDNDAKRSRALHKVSEQREQVVQKVVEAMRLRQEIARLLVERDRLQRRLEAHAIFRSYLQGVLEKTEQFQDIQPLIDRFRTLTATHAVLVQQDLGSREAMAETQAQLQQYLAQSSNQIMQLNNQLALLQAQREQARAKVHQWESKWTEIQSTAAKKTLQLGQIKMAALNLFQLATKQMKLQVDVPLEDTETQLDTVQLCMLDLADILADLRQGEPSPAAAS, from the exons ATGGCAACAGAACGTTGTGCTGACTGTCTCCTTAGCAACGGGCGGGCGCTGCTCCCTGCCTTGCCCTTTTGCAGGCGCTGGGACGGCAGCTGGGGGCCCACGGCTCCCCATTCCCTGAGCCGAGGGTCCCTGCGGGGGGCTGGGCCACGATGGCTTTCGAACTGGAAGAATATCTGCGGGCAGCTTTCCGGGACAAGCTGCTGCTGCCGTGA GAAAATGCCTGAAAGAGAAGACGACTACCTGACCCCTGCCACCCGCCTgctggagaagaggagggagcTGGCAGAGGTGGAACAAGCCCTGTTGGCACAGAAAGAG GAGTTCCAGATGAAGATGGAGAGCCTGCAGCAGCGCCGGAAGGAACTGCAGTACAAGGAGGGGCAGCTCAAGGAGGCCATCTTCAAATTTGACAAGTTCCTAAAG GACAATGACGCCAAGCGGAGCCGGGCactgcacaaggtgagtgagCAGCGGGAGCAGGTGGTGCAGAAGGTCGTGGAGGCCATGCGGTTGCGCCAGGAGATTGCCCGGCTGCTCGTGGAGAGGGACAGGCTGCAGCGGCGCCTGGAAGCCCATGCCATCTTCCGGAGCTATCTCCAGGGGGTGTTGGAGAAGACCGAGCAG TTTCAGGACATCCAGCCGCTGATTGACCGCTTCAGGACGCTGACTGCCACCCACGCGGTGCTGGTGCAGCAGGACCTGGGGAGCCGGGAGGCGATGGCGGAGACgcaggcccagctccagcagtACCTGGCGCAGAGCAGCAACCAGATCATGCAGCTCAACAACcagctggccctgctgcaggcCCAGCGGGAGCAGGCCCGGGCCAAGGTGCACCAGTGG GAGTCCAAGTGGACTGAGATCCAGAGCACAGCCGCCAAGAAGACCCTGCAACTGGGGCAGATCAAGATGGCTGCCCTCAACCTCTTCCAGCTGGCGACAAAGCAAATGAAGCTGCAGGTGGACGTCCCCCTGGAGGACACAGAAACCCAGCTTGACACG GTTCAGCTCTGCATGCTCGACCTGGCTGACATCCTTGCTGACCTCCGCCAAGGGGAGCCCTCGCCTGCTGCTGCCAGCTAA